One genomic segment of Pandoraea sputorum includes these proteins:
- the folC gene encoding bifunctional tetrahydrofolate synthase/dihydrofolate synthase gives MPTYSTLDAWLAHLETAHPVGIDMGLARIGRVKDALGLQFPCPVFTVGGTNGKGSTCAIIEAILLSAGYRVGCHTSPHLISFNERARLNGEIVDDATLLPHFEAVEKARTSFDEPVSLTYFEFTTLAIMHMFATAGLDAVILEVGLGGRLDAVNIVDPDCAVITSIDIDHQQYLGNTREAIAIEKAGIFRAGKPAVCGDPMPPATLLAEAERIGADLWLFGRDFNYQGDKQQWSYGGRQMRRPALAYPALRGANQLLNASAALAALESMRDVLPVSAQDIRLGLASVELPGRFQVLPGRPAVVLDVAHNPHAAAALGHNLDGMGFFPYTYAVFGAMGDKDIEGVLRHLVDKVDHWRLCALPTERAASPALLEEKLRAVGFVEDADHSVETFESPEKAYAAALEQCGENDRIVVFGSFFTVAGVMSHRKLQRH, from the coding sequence ATGCCGACATACTCCACTCTCGACGCCTGGCTCGCCCATCTTGAAACCGCTCATCCTGTGGGCATCGACATGGGCCTTGCGCGCATTGGTCGCGTGAAAGACGCCCTCGGCCTGCAATTTCCGTGTCCCGTCTTCACGGTCGGCGGCACGAACGGCAAGGGCTCGACCTGCGCCATCATCGAAGCCATTCTGCTGTCGGCAGGTTATCGCGTAGGCTGCCATACGTCGCCGCATCTGATTTCGTTCAACGAGCGTGCGCGCCTGAATGGCGAGATCGTCGACGACGCCACGCTGCTGCCGCATTTCGAAGCCGTCGAGAAAGCCCGCACGAGTTTCGACGAGCCGGTCTCGCTTACGTACTTCGAATTCACCACACTTGCGATCATGCATATGTTCGCAACGGCCGGGCTCGATGCCGTCATTCTCGAAGTAGGCCTGGGCGGCCGACTGGACGCCGTGAACATCGTCGATCCGGATTGCGCCGTCATCACAAGCATCGACATCGATCACCAGCAGTATCTCGGTAACACGCGCGAAGCGATCGCCATCGAGAAGGCGGGCATCTTCCGTGCGGGCAAACCGGCGGTTTGCGGCGATCCGATGCCGCCTGCCACGCTGCTTGCCGAAGCAGAGCGCATCGGCGCCGATCTATGGCTGTTCGGTCGCGACTTCAACTATCAGGGCGACAAGCAGCAGTGGAGCTATGGCGGACGTCAGATGCGCCGCCCGGCGCTTGCCTATCCGGCGCTTCGCGGCGCGAATCAGTTGCTCAATGCATCGGCGGCGCTCGCGGCGCTCGAATCGATGCGCGACGTATTACCGGTCTCGGCGCAGGACATTCGACTCGGACTCGCGTCGGTCGAACTGCCGGGACGTTTTCAGGTGCTGCCGGGGCGTCCGGCCGTGGTGCTCGATGTCGCACACAACCCGCACGCCGCCGCAGCGCTGGGGCACAACCTCGACGGCATGGGTTTCTTTCCGTACACGTACGCCGTGTTCGGGGCGATGGGCGACAAGGATATCGAAGGCGTGCTGCGGCATCTGGTCGACAAGGTCGATCACTGGCGTTTGTGCGCGTTGCCGACGGAGCGAGCCGCGAGTCCGGCGCTGCTCGAAGAGAAGCTTCGCGCGGTCGGGTTTGTCGAAGATGCCGATCATTCGGTCGAAACCTTCGAATCCCCTGAGAAAGCCTATGCTGCCGCGCTCGAGCAGTGCGGCGAGAATGATAGAATTGTGGTTTTTGGATCGTTCTTTACGGTGGCGGGTGTGATGTCGCACCGCAAATTGCAACGCCATTGA
- the trpB gene encoding tryptophan synthase subunit beta: MYDLPDASGHFGQYGGVFVAETLIHALDELRAAYAKYQHDPAFLEEFHYELKHYVGRPSPIYHAKRWSQELGGAQVYLKREDLNHTGAHKVNNVIGQALLARRMGKPRVIAETGAGQHGVATATIAARFGMECVVYMGAEDVKRQAANVYRMQLLGATVVPVESGSKTLKDALNEAMRDWVTNVENTFYIIGTVAGPHPYPMLVRDFQSVIGEECKVQMPELAGRQPDYVLACVGGGSNAMGIFYPYIDVPNVKLVGVEAAGDGIETGRHAASIIGGTPGVLHGNRTYLLQDANGQITETHSISAGLDYPGVGPEHAWLHDIKRAEYVGITDDEALRAFHDCCRIEGIIPALESSHALAYACKLAPTLPKDQIVLVNLSGRGDKDMHTVMALTKPEPSGT; encoded by the coding sequence ATGTACGATTTACCTGACGCCAGCGGCCATTTCGGCCAATACGGCGGTGTCTTTGTTGCCGAGACGCTGATCCACGCGCTCGATGAACTGCGTGCGGCCTATGCCAAGTATCAGCACGATCCGGCCTTCCTCGAAGAATTCCATTACGAACTGAAGCACTACGTCGGCCGTCCGTCGCCGATCTATCACGCCAAGCGCTGGAGCCAGGAACTGGGCGGCGCACAGGTGTACCTCAAGCGCGAAGACCTGAACCACACGGGCGCGCACAAGGTGAATAACGTGATCGGTCAGGCGCTGCTCGCGCGTCGCATGGGCAAGCCCCGTGTGATCGCCGAGACCGGTGCCGGGCAGCACGGCGTGGCCACGGCGACCATCGCGGCACGCTTCGGCATGGAGTGTGTGGTGTACATGGGCGCAGAAGACGTCAAGCGTCAGGCCGCCAACGTGTACCGCATGCAACTGCTGGGTGCGACCGTCGTGCCTGTGGAATCCGGCTCCAAGACGCTCAAGGATGCCTTGAACGAAGCCATGCGCGACTGGGTGACGAACGTCGAAAACACGTTCTACATCATCGGCACCGTGGCCGGCCCGCACCCGTACCCGATGCTCGTGCGCGACTTCCAGAGCGTGATCGGCGAAGAGTGCAAGGTGCAGATGCCCGAACTCGCCGGGCGCCAGCCGGACTACGTGTTGGCCTGCGTGGGCGGCGGTTCGAATGCGATGGGGATTTTCTATCCGTACATCGACGTGCCGAACGTGAAGCTCGTGGGCGTGGAAGCGGCAGGCGACGGCATCGAGACCGGCCGCCATGCAGCGTCGATCATCGGCGGCACGCCCGGCGTGCTGCACGGCAACCGCACCTATCTTCTGCAGGACGCCAACGGCCAGATCACCGAGACGCACTCGATCTCGGCCGGTCTGGATTATCCCGGCGTCGGCCCCGAGCACGCCTGGTTGCACGACATCAAGCGCGCAGAGTACGTGGGTATTACCGACGACGAAGCCCTGCGAGCCTTTCACGATTGCTGCCGGATCGAGGGCATCATCCCCGCGCTGGAGTCGAGCCATGCGCTCGCCTACGCGTGCAAGCTTGCGCCGACGCTGCCGAAGGATCAGATCGTTCTGGTCAATCTCTCGGGGCGTGGCGACAAGGACATGCACACCGTGATGGCGCTGACCAAGCCGGAACCCTCGGGCACCTGA
- a CDS encoding phosphoribosylanthranilate isomerase codes for MKSPNTVKSRTRIKICGLSQAADIDHAVALGVDAIGFVFYPPSPRYLDLARAAELARRVPSYVSLVGLFVNASADEIARTVDAVPLTALQFHGDESPGQCAALAAAAGNRPYMRAMRIGPETKDSGDLLQFANAYTAAQGILLDALVEGYGGGGKVFDWSLIPKDIARRAVLSGGLNAHNVAEAIRRVAPYAVDVSSGVEASRGVKDHARMTAFVQAVLAADAQ; via the coding sequence ATGAAATCCCCGAATACTGTGAAGTCTCGTACGCGTATCAAGATCTGCGGCCTGTCGCAGGCCGCCGACATCGACCACGCCGTGGCGCTGGGTGTCGACGCCATCGGTTTCGTCTTCTACCCGCCGAGCCCGCGCTACCTGGACCTCGCGCGTGCGGCGGAACTGGCCCGCCGGGTGCCGTCGTATGTGAGCCTCGTGGGACTGTTCGTCAACGCGAGTGCCGACGAGATCGCCCGCACTGTGGACGCCGTTCCGCTCACCGCGCTGCAATTCCACGGCGACGAATCGCCCGGGCAATGCGCGGCGTTGGCGGCGGCGGCAGGCAACCGTCCGTACATGCGCGCTATGCGTATCGGCCCGGAGACGAAAGACAGCGGCGATTTGCTACAATTCGCCAATGCATACACCGCCGCGCAGGGCATCTTGCTCGATGCTCTGGTCGAGGGCTACGGCGGTGGAGGAAAGGTTTTCGATTGGTCACTTATTCCAAAAGACATCGCGCGTCGGGCCGTTTTGAGTGGTGGCTTGAACGCACACAACGTTGCTGAAGCCATCCGCCGGGTGGCGCCTTACGCCGTCGACGTGTCGAGCGGTGTGGAGGCGTCGCGGGGCGTGAAGGATCACGCCCGGATGACGGCGTTCGTGCAAGCGGTTCTCGCTGCCGACGCACAGTGA
- a CDS encoding DNA-methyltransferase — translation MEAAGELRARWAPGDITLRHADFLQHLHELEDGSVDLILADPPYGLGKDYGNDSDKRSGEDFLGWTYGWLEAAIPKLAPRGSLYLFCTWQYAPELFVFLKQRMLMINEIIWDRRVPSMGGSTRRFSSVHDNIGFFAISKDYYFDLDAVRVPYDAATKKARSRRIFEGSKWLELGYNPKDLWSISRLHRQDPERVDHPTQKPLHIIERMVLASCPPGGLVLDPFMGSGTTAVACALHGRRFVGYELNAHYHALANQRLQRLSDHVPHSSDVPSLASAG, via the coding sequence ATGGAAGCGGCCGGCGAGTTGCGCGCGCGTTGGGCGCCGGGCGACATCACGTTGCGTCATGCGGACTTCCTGCAACATCTGCACGAACTGGAAGACGGCAGCGTCGACCTGATCCTTGCCGACCCGCCTTATGGGCTTGGCAAAGACTACGGCAACGACTCCGACAAGCGCTCCGGCGAGGACTTCCTCGGCTGGACGTACGGTTGGCTCGAAGCGGCGATTCCGAAGCTCGCGCCGCGCGGCTCGCTCTACCTGTTCTGCACGTGGCAGTACGCCCCGGAACTGTTTGTCTTCCTGAAGCAGCGCATGCTGATGATCAACGAGATCATCTGGGATCGCCGCGTGCCCAGCATGGGCGGCAGTACGCGGCGATTCTCGTCCGTGCACGATAACATCGGCTTTTTTGCGATCTCGAAGGACTATTACTTCGACCTCGACGCCGTGCGCGTGCCGTACGACGCCGCCACGAAGAAGGCGCGCTCGCGCCGTATTTTCGAAGGCAGCAAGTGGCTGGAGCTGGGCTATAACCCCAAGGATCTGTGGTCGATCTCGCGATTGCACCGGCAAGACCCCGAACGCGTCGATCATCCGACGCAGAAACCGCTGCATATCATCGAGCGCATGGTGCTGGCCAGTTGCCCGCCCGGCGGTCTCGTGCTCGACCCGTTCATGGGCAGCGGCACGACTGCCGTGGCTTGCGCGCTGCACGGCCGACGTTTCGTCGGCTATGAGCTGAACGCGCACTACCACGCGCTCGCAAACCAACGACTTCAGAGACTTTCCGATCATGTCCCGCATTCAAGCGACGTTCCAAGCCTTGCAAGCGCAGGGTAA
- the accD gene encoding acetyl-CoA carboxylase, carboxyltransferase subunit beta, translated as MSWLDKLLPPKIKQTDPTQRNKSIPEGLWIKCPSCEAVLYRADVEANLHVCPKCDHHMRIGARARLNSLLDPEGRYELGQEIVPVDALKFKDSRKYPDRIKEAMDDTGETDAMVVMGGAIHTLPVVVACFEFSFMAGSMGSVVGERFVRGAQNALEQGVPFICVTASGGARMQESLLSLMQMAKTTAMLTKLSDAKLPFISVLTDPTMGGVSASFAFLGDVVIAEPKALIGFAGPRVIEQTVREKLPEGFQRSEFLLQKGAIDMIVNRRDMRDEIARLIALMQRQPADAVA; from the coding sequence ATGAGCTGGCTCGACAAGCTGCTGCCCCCGAAGATCAAGCAAACCGATCCGACGCAGCGCAACAAGAGCATCCCGGAAGGGCTGTGGATCAAATGCCCCTCGTGCGAGGCCGTGCTGTATCGCGCCGACGTGGAAGCGAATCTGCATGTCTGCCCGAAGTGCGATCATCACATGCGCATCGGCGCGCGCGCGCGTCTGAATTCACTGCTCGATCCCGAAGGCCGCTATGAGCTGGGCCAGGAAATCGTGCCGGTCGACGCACTGAAGTTCAAGGACAGCCGTAAGTACCCGGATCGCATCAAGGAAGCGATGGACGATACCGGCGAGACGGACGCGATGGTGGTGATGGGCGGCGCGATTCACACGCTGCCGGTCGTCGTCGCCTGCTTCGAGTTCTCGTTCATGGCCGGCTCGATGGGCTCGGTGGTCGGCGAGCGCTTCGTGCGCGGTGCGCAGAACGCACTGGAGCAGGGCGTGCCGTTCATCTGCGTGACCGCTTCGGGCGGTGCACGTATGCAGGAAAGTTTGCTGTCGCTGATGCAGATGGCGAAGACCACGGCCATGCTGACCAAGCTGTCCGACGCCAAGCTGCCGTTCATCTCCGTGCTGACCGATCCGACGATGGGCGGTGTGTCGGCCAGCTTCGCCTTCCTGGGCGACGTGGTGATCGCAGAGCCGAAGGCGCTGATCGGCTTCGCCGGCCCGCGCGTGATCGAGCAGACCGTGCGCGAAAAGCTGCCGGAAGGCTTCCAGCGTTCGGAGTTCCTGTTGCAAAAGGGCGCGATCGACATGATCGTCAACCGTCGCGACATGCGTGACGAGATCGCGCGTCTGATCGCGCTGATGCAGCGTCAGCCGGCAGACGCCGTTGCCTGA
- the trpA gene encoding tryptophan synthase subunit alpha, translating to MSRIQATFQALQAQGKKGLIPFITAGDPEPGWTVKLMHALADNGADVIELGVPFSDPMADGPVIQRASERALARGVSLAEVLGYVAVFRQTNDRTPIVLMGYANPIEAMGLDAFAERAAKAGVDGVLVVDYPPEEAEGFAGAVRAQGIDPIFLLAPTSTDARIAAVARQASGYLYYVSLKGVTGAASLDLDSVASKIPQIKAVADLPVGVGFGIRDAETARAVASVADAVVIGSAIVQRLENTPRDLEGQNAVKSLAEFIGGIRQALDSGAKSA from the coding sequence ATGTCCCGCATTCAAGCGACGTTCCAAGCCTTGCAAGCGCAGGGTAAAAAGGGCCTCATTCCGTTCATTACCGCCGGTGACCCGGAGCCGGGGTGGACGGTCAAGCTAATGCACGCACTGGCCGACAACGGCGCCGACGTCATCGAACTCGGCGTGCCGTTCTCGGATCCGATGGCCGACGGTCCCGTCATTCAACGCGCCTCTGAGCGCGCACTCGCCCGTGGGGTGAGCCTGGCTGAGGTGCTGGGCTATGTTGCCGTCTTCCGTCAGACCAACGACCGCACGCCGATCGTGCTGATGGGCTACGCCAATCCGATCGAAGCGATGGGACTCGACGCCTTTGCCGAACGTGCCGCTAAAGCGGGCGTGGACGGTGTGCTGGTCGTCGATTACCCGCCCGAGGAGGCCGAAGGTTTCGCCGGTGCCGTGCGCGCGCAGGGCATCGATCCGATCTTCCTGCTCGCGCCGACGTCGACCGATGCGCGTATTGCTGCGGTGGCGCGTCAGGCCAGCGGCTATCTGTATTACGTCTCGCTCAAGGGCGTGACGGGCGCGGCGAGTCTGGATCTGGACAGCGTGGCGTCGAAGATCCCCCAAATCAAGGCGGTCGCCGACCTGCCGGTGGGCGTGGGCTTCGGTATTCGCGACGCCGAAACGGCCCGCGCGGTAGCGAGTGTGGCCGATGCTGTCGTGATCGGCAGCGCCATCGTGCAGCGTTTGGAAAACACGCCGCGTGATCTGGAGGGGCAGAACGCGGTAAAATCGCTGGCTGAATTTATCGGCGGTATCCGTCAGGCGCTCGACTCGGGCGCCAAATCGGCGTAA